CCATCGCGCTCGATGCGTTTACGTTGAAGCTTACGAATACGCCGAATAGCTTCAGCTTTTTCGCGCTTCTTGCGCTCAGAAGGCTTTTCAAAATGACGACGAAGTTTCATTTCACGAAACACGCCTTCACGTTGCATTTTCTTCTTAAGTGAACGTAAAGCTTGGTCCACATTATTATCGCGAACTGTTACAAGCACGTTGCTCACTCTCCTTTCAAAATTAAAACATACACATAGATAAATTATTATTATCTGTAGCGACTATATGTGGAGTTTTGAGAAATGTGAAGTAGAAAATTTGAAAGATAAAGAAAAGGTGTATCTGTTAATTTATAAAAAACAGATACACTTTTTAGGATATTATAAAAACTTACCCATCGCTTTTGCTGTATCTGCCATCCTGTTTGAGAAACCCCATTCATTATCATACCAGGACAAGACTCGACAGAAACGACCTTCAATGACTTGTGTTTGTGTCAAATCAAAAGAAGAACTTAATGGATTATGGTTGAAATCAATGGAAACGAGAGGCTCATTAACAACGCCTAAAATTCCCTTTAATTCAGCTTGAGCAGCTTTTTCAATCGCTCCGTTAATTTCAGCGGCAGTTGTCTCTCTTTTGGAATCAAACTTAAAGTCAATCAATGAAACATTCGGCGTTGGCACACGAATGGCTGTTCCATCTAATTTACCTTTAAGTTCAGGAAGAACAAGACCAACAGCTTTAGCCGCGCCCGTTGAAGTTGGGATCATGGACAATGCAGAGGCACGAGAGCGTCGTGGATCACTATGGTAAGTATC
This genomic window from Candidatus Paracaedimonas acanthamoebae contains:
- a CDS encoding 30S ribosomal protein S21; the protein is MLVTVRDNNVDQALRSLKKKMQREGVFREMKLRRHFEKPSERKKREKAEAIRRIRKLQRKRIERDG